The Streptomyces sp. NBC_01275 genome has a segment encoding these proteins:
- a CDS encoding cellulase-like family protein — protein sequence MTTASQQATTPETSDRLAITLWDFSWYTQAGPGEPFADLDRAFAETVDRGFNTVRICAMPFLLFSGRVPAPESLQVRGLGEQFGQRTRWYDVRGGYPLDGRRRLAELFEAAARHDCKVIVSSWEYQQSPSFADTDAWHRALAAVPGPDRAEAVAEALADLLDFLTERGLADHVAYVEVHNEVDNCDLVPADGTPGHYARLRGPLERAVKLLQARHPAIPVTYSLGEPWPDELDDLPEQAQIAHFHFYVYGVLGALYEAVGLGHGTEAAPETTSWPTPELAAMLRPDAPAFADYQPDEPWRLTATGIPRELFYAHDWVDPDRWDLWLYENYPTHRQAMRDTLAGWVDSAAEFARLRGIPAVLGEGVVGYTPLLTRFEEDAVGKDIAEFVVDRCLAAGFQGVVLTSNAAPHHPMWHTDRDWMRRVNARITAG from the coding sequence ATGACCACCGCATCACAGCAAGCCACTACTCCCGAGACCTCCGACCGACTGGCCATCACCTTGTGGGACTTCAGCTGGTACACCCAGGCCGGACCCGGTGAGCCCTTCGCCGACCTCGACCGCGCCTTCGCCGAGACGGTGGACCGGGGCTTCAACACCGTGCGGATCTGCGCCATGCCCTTCCTGCTGTTCTCCGGACGCGTCCCTGCCCCGGAATCCCTCCAGGTCCGCGGCCTGGGCGAGCAGTTCGGGCAGCGCACCCGCTGGTACGACGTGCGCGGCGGCTACCCGCTGGACGGCCGCCGACGGCTCGCCGAGCTGTTCGAGGCGGCCGCCCGCCATGACTGCAAGGTGATCGTCTCCTCGTGGGAGTACCAGCAGTCCCCCAGCTTCGCCGACACCGACGCCTGGCACCGCGCCCTGGCGGCGGTCCCCGGCCCGGACCGCGCCGAGGCAGTGGCCGAAGCCCTCGCCGACCTGCTGGACTTCCTCACCGAGCGCGGACTGGCCGACCACGTCGCCTACGTCGAAGTACACAACGAGGTCGACAACTGCGACCTGGTACCGGCCGACGGCACCCCCGGCCACTACGCCCGGCTGCGCGGACCCCTCGAACGCGCCGTGAAACTGCTGCAGGCCCGCCACCCCGCCATCCCCGTCACCTACTCACTGGGCGAGCCCTGGCCCGACGAACTCGACGACCTGCCCGAGCAGGCGCAGATCGCCCACTTCCACTTCTACGTCTACGGCGTCCTCGGCGCGCTCTACGAGGCGGTGGGGCTCGGCCACGGCACCGAAGCGGCGCCCGAGACCACCTCCTGGCCGACCCCCGAACTGGCCGCCATGCTGCGCCCCGACGCACCCGCCTTCGCCGACTACCAGCCGGACGAACCCTGGCGCCTGACCGCCACGGGCATCCCGCGCGAACTGTTCTACGCGCACGACTGGGTGGACCCCGACCGCTGGGACCTGTGGCTCTACGAGAACTATCCGACGCACCGGCAGGCCATGCGGGACACGCTGGCCGGGTGGGTCGACTCCGCCGCCGAGTTCGCCCGCCTGCGCGGCATTCCCGCCGTCCTCGGTGAGGGCGTCGTGGGGTACACGCCTCTCCTGACGCGCTTCGAGGAGGACGCCGTCGGCAAGGACATCGCCGAGTTCGTCGTCGACCGCTGCCTCGCGGCAGGCTTCCAGGGCGTCGTCCTGACCTCCAACGCCGCTCCGCACCACCCCATGTGGCACACCGACCGGGACTGGATGCGGCGGGTCAACGCCCGTATTACCGCGGGCTGA
- a CDS encoding LacI family DNA-binding transcriptional regulator: MSVATVSRTLAGNYPVAASTRARVEAAVRSLHYVVNVHAKALSGGVAGPVALVLRDITGPSLAHVAAGVEQEAATRGRLSLVCATHGDPAREDDLVQLMREQHAAAVVLVGGAEIDDAYHERMAGYAKALDSAGSRLVLVGRPPLPAGLPATVVEYDNRGGAFQASAHLLSAGHRRILFLGGESALNTAEQRRAGHLDALLAHGASYDEELDVPGPYTRTSGYLRTRDALRAGLTFTAVFAGTDMVALGVLAALREAGLGVPEDVSVVGFDDVPFAADLTPALTTVRVPYEDLGRSAVRLALEREERAYQDDHVVLSTQLVIRRSTGPRR; the protein is encoded by the coding sequence GTGTCGGTGGCCACGGTCTCCCGGACGCTGGCCGGGAACTACCCGGTCGCCGCCTCCACCCGCGCCCGGGTCGAGGCGGCGGTGCGGTCCCTGCACTACGTGGTGAACGTGCACGCCAAGGCGCTGTCCGGCGGGGTCGCCGGTCCCGTCGCGCTGGTCCTGCGGGACATCACCGGCCCCTCCCTCGCCCATGTGGCCGCCGGCGTCGAGCAGGAGGCGGCGACCCGGGGCCGGCTCAGCCTGGTCTGCGCCACCCACGGCGACCCGGCCCGCGAGGACGACCTCGTGCAGCTGATGCGGGAACAGCACGCGGCCGCGGTGGTCCTCGTCGGCGGCGCGGAGATCGACGACGCCTATCACGAGCGCATGGCGGGGTACGCGAAGGCGCTGGACTCTGCGGGCTCCCGGCTGGTGCTGGTGGGCCGCCCGCCGCTGCCCGCCGGTCTGCCCGCCACGGTCGTCGAATACGACAACCGCGGCGGCGCCTTCCAGGCCTCCGCCCATCTGCTGTCCGCCGGTCACCGCCGCATCCTGTTCCTCGGCGGCGAGTCGGCCCTCAACACCGCCGAACAGCGCAGGGCCGGTCACCTGGACGCCTTGCTGGCCCACGGGGCGTCGTACGACGAAGAGTTGGACGTCCCGGGGCCGTACACCCGCACGTCCGGCTATCTGCGCACGCGGGACGCGCTGCGCGCCGGGCTGACGTTCACGGCCGTCTTCGCCGGCACCGACATGGTGGCCCTCGGCGTGCTGGCGGCGCTGCGGGAGGCCGGGCTCGGCGTGCCCGAGGACGTGTCGGTCGTCGGCTTCGACGACGTGCCCTTCGCCGCCGACCTGACACCGGCTCTCACGACGGTCCGCGTGCCGTACGAGGACCTCGGCCGATCCGCCGTACGGCTGGCGCTGGAGCGGGAGGAGCGCGCCTACCAGGACGACCATGTGGTGCTGAGCACGCAGTTGGTGATCCGTCGGTCGACGGGTCCGCGACGCTGA
- the gndA gene encoding NADP-dependent phosphogluconate dehydrogenase, with product MNATAAIGVTGLGVMGRNLARNFARNGHTVAVHNRTAGRTRALVEEFGHEGAFVPAESAEDFVAALERPRRLMIMVQAGAVTDAVIDEFAPLLEPGDMIIDGGNAHFADTRRREAALRERGIHFVGTGVSGGEEGALNGPSIMVGGSTESYDVLGPMFDSISAHVDGESCAAHVGTDGAGHFVKMVHNGIEYADMQLIAEAYDLLRQVAGYTPAEIADVFRSWNEGRLGSYLIEITAEVLAHTDATTGQAFVDIVTDAAGQKGTGRWTVQTALDLGSPVTAIAQATFARAASSQRDLRAAYAGLPGGTTPPLSRTEAARFTAQVEQALYASKVVAYDQGWKMIQDAAAEFGWKIDLGSVARIWRGGCIIRASFLDRIRAAYAADPELVSLLGEMEFAMEITDAQVPWRETVASAARRGIPVPAFSAALAHYDTLRADRLPAALLQGQRDYFGAHTYGRTDRPGAFHTHWSEPGRPETAS from the coding sequence ATGAACGCAACCGCTGCCATCGGCGTGACCGGCCTCGGCGTGATGGGCCGCAACCTCGCGCGCAACTTCGCCCGCAACGGCCACACCGTCGCCGTCCACAACCGCACCGCCGGCCGCACCCGTGCGCTCGTCGAGGAGTTCGGCCACGAGGGCGCGTTCGTCCCCGCCGAGTCGGCCGAGGACTTCGTGGCCGCGCTCGAACGCCCCCGTCGACTGATGATCATGGTGCAGGCGGGCGCGGTCACCGACGCCGTCATCGACGAGTTCGCCCCGCTCCTGGAGCCCGGCGACATGATCATCGACGGTGGCAACGCGCACTTCGCCGACACCCGCCGCCGTGAGGCCGCGCTGCGCGAGCGCGGCATCCACTTCGTCGGCACCGGCGTCTCCGGCGGCGAGGAGGGCGCCCTCAACGGCCCGTCCATCATGGTCGGCGGCTCGACCGAGTCCTACGACGTCCTCGGCCCGATGTTCGACTCCATCAGCGCGCACGTCGACGGCGAGTCCTGTGCCGCCCACGTCGGCACCGACGGCGCCGGACACTTCGTCAAGATGGTGCACAACGGCATCGAGTACGCCGACATGCAGCTCATCGCCGAGGCCTACGACCTGCTGCGCCAGGTCGCCGGCTACACCCCGGCGGAGATCGCCGACGTCTTCCGCTCCTGGAACGAGGGGCGCCTGGGCTCCTACCTGATCGAGATCACCGCCGAGGTCCTCGCGCACACCGACGCGACCACCGGCCAGGCGTTCGTGGACATCGTGACGGACGCGGCCGGCCAGAAGGGCACCGGCCGCTGGACCGTGCAGACCGCCCTGGACCTGGGCTCCCCGGTCACCGCCATCGCCCAGGCCACCTTCGCCCGCGCCGCCTCCAGCCAGCGCGACCTGCGCGCCGCCTACGCCGGACTGCCCGGCGGCACCACGCCGCCGCTCAGCCGCACCGAGGCCGCACGCTTCACCGCCCAGGTGGAACAGGCCCTGTACGCCTCGAAGGTCGTCGCCTACGACCAGGGCTGGAAGATGATCCAGGACGCGGCGGCCGAATTCGGCTGGAAGATCGACCTCGGCTCGGTCGCCCGGATCTGGCGTGGCGGCTGCATCATCCGCGCCTCCTTCCTCGACCGCATCCGCGCCGCGTACGCCGCCGACCCCGAACTGGTCAGCCTGCTCGGCGAGATGGAGTTCGCGATGGAGATCACCGACGCGCAGGTGCCCTGGCGGGAGACCGTGGCCTCCGCCGCCCGCCGCGGCATCCCCGTCCCCGCCTTCTCCGCCGCGCTCGCCCACTACGACACCCTGCGCGCCGACCGGCTGCCCGCCGCCCTCCTCCAGGGCCAGCGCGACTACTTCGGGGCGCACACCTACGGGCGTACCGACCGTCCCGGCGCCTTCCACACCCACTGGTCGGAGCCCGGCCGCCCGGAGACGGCGTCCTGA
- a CDS encoding MarR family winged helix-turn-helix transcriptional regulator has translation MSKTPRWLNAEERRAWLAYVDFSTLLADYLNRQLRRDAGMTHADYSVLAFLSMAPDGALGMSELAQRLKITRSRLTHAVNRLREAGLVDRREDPADGRGQLAVLTDEGHAVLEEVAPGHVEAVRRAVFDALTPDQVRQLAVIGETISEALHRAEDAESDPTVLPWRRR, from the coding sequence ATGTCCAAGACGCCCCGCTGGCTCAACGCCGAGGAACGACGGGCCTGGTTGGCCTACGTCGACTTCTCCACCCTGCTCGCCGACTACCTCAACCGGCAGCTACGGCGCGACGCCGGCATGACGCACGCCGACTACAGCGTGCTGGCCTTCCTGTCGATGGCCCCCGACGGAGCCCTCGGGATGTCCGAACTGGCCCAGCGGCTGAAGATCACCCGTAGCCGGCTCACCCACGCGGTGAACCGGCTGCGGGAGGCCGGCCTGGTGGACCGCAGGGAGGACCCCGCCGACGGCCGCGGCCAGCTCGCCGTCCTCACCGACGAGGGCCACGCCGTGCTGGAAGAGGTCGCCCCCGGCCACGTCGAAGCCGTACGCCGGGCCGTGTTCGACGCGCTCACCCCCGACCAGGTGCGCCAGCTGGCGGTCATCGGCGAAACGATCAGCGAGGCCCTGCACCGGGCCGAGGACGCCGAGTCCGACCCGACCGTGCTGCCCTGGCGACGCCGCTGA
- a CDS encoding LLM class flavin-dependent oxidoreductase, translated as MKIGLGLPIDDPALLLSWARRADAGPFSTLGLLDRLVFHNPEPLVTLAALAGATSRIRVQTEVLIAPVHNTALLAKQTATLDRMSGGRFTLGIGVGGREDDCLAAGIDLRRRGRRLDEQMALLRRTWAGEPYGEGVGPIGPAPATPGGPEVLFGGFAPAAIERVGRFGDGFLGAALPPKHLTGLFRDVEKVWEKYDRPGRPRLLAQISVALGPQGTLDRARRNLLDYYEFSGRADYMADGLLTAPQDIRAAVAALTDIGADEVVLYCWAPDPDQIDRLAEVLF; from the coding sequence ATGAAGATCGGTCTCGGTCTGCCCATCGACGACCCCGCCCTGCTGCTGAGCTGGGCACGACGTGCCGACGCCGGCCCGTTCAGCACCCTCGGCCTGCTCGACCGGCTCGTCTTCCACAACCCCGAGCCCCTCGTCACCCTCGCGGCGCTCGCCGGCGCCACCTCCCGCATCCGCGTGCAGACCGAGGTGCTCATCGCGCCCGTTCACAACACCGCCCTGCTCGCCAAGCAGACCGCGACCCTGGACCGTATGTCCGGCGGCCGCTTCACGCTCGGCATCGGCGTCGGCGGCCGCGAGGACGACTGCCTGGCCGCCGGCATCGACCTCCGCCGCCGGGGCCGTCGCCTCGACGAGCAGATGGCCCTGCTGCGCCGGACCTGGGCCGGTGAACCGTACGGCGAGGGCGTCGGCCCGATCGGACCCGCGCCCGCCACTCCCGGCGGCCCCGAGGTGCTGTTCGGCGGCTTCGCGCCGGCCGCGATCGAGCGCGTCGGCCGCTTCGGCGACGGCTTTCTCGGCGCCGCGCTGCCGCCGAAGCACCTGACCGGCCTGTTCCGGGACGTCGAGAAGGTCTGGGAGAAGTACGACCGCCCCGGCCGCCCGCGTCTGCTGGCCCAGATCAGCGTCGCGCTCGGCCCGCAGGGCACGCTGGACCGGGCCCGGCGCAACCTCCTCGACTACTACGAGTTCAGCGGCCGCGCCGACTACATGGCGGACGGTCTGCTCACCGCACCGCAGGACATCCGCGCCGCCGTCGCGGCCCTGACCGACATCGGCGCCGACGAGGTCGTGCTCTACTGCTGGGCCCCGGACCCCGACCAGATCGACCGCCTCGCGGAGGTCCTCTTCTAG
- a CDS encoding carbohydrate binding domain-containing protein yields MLAKGGFETGALSPWTQASGSASSVSAAGARTGSYALTTAASGSGANQALTGLTPSTTYLLTGWAKVATAGETLAIGVRSFGGTETFTNIAIS; encoded by the coding sequence ATGCTCGCCAAGGGCGGCTTCGAGACCGGCGCCCTGTCCCCCTGGACGCAGGCCAGCGGCAGTGCGTCGTCCGTGTCCGCCGCGGGCGCCCGCACCGGCAGCTACGCCCTGACCACCGCGGCCAGTGGCAGCGGCGCCAACCAGGCGCTGACCGGTCTGACCCCGTCCACCACCTACCTGTTGACCGGCTGGGCCAAGGTGGCCACCGCCGGCGAGACCCTCGCCATCGGCGTCAGGAGCTTCGGCGGCACGGAGACCTTCACCAACATCGCCATCTCCTGA
- a CDS encoding cellulase family glycosylhydrolase, with translation MTRLAALLGLLLLGALCPTAAQAQPSAPRSSAPLAAAGLHISDGRLVEGNGNDFVMRGVNHAHTWYPGRTQQSLADIKAFGANAVRVVLADGHRWSANSASDVAGVIAQCKANRLICVLEVHDTTGYGEDTAAGTLDQAADYWIGLKDVLAGQENYVVINIGNEPWGNTAPEGWTAPTIAAIKKLRAAGFEHTIMVDAPNWGQDWQGVMRANAQAVYAADTTGNLIFSIHMYSVFDTATEITDYLNAFVNAKLPLLIGEFGGPADQWGDPDEDTMMAAAQQLKLGYLAWSWSGNTDPILDLALNFDPGQLSSWGQRIFNGVNGIAQTAKEATVFGGGAPGDTQAPTAPGTPTASAVTASSATLAWTAATDNVGVTGYDVVRVSGSAETNVAASTANSVTVTGLTAATAYTFAVYARDAAGNRSARSATVNVTTAAAPSGTCSVAYRVVGEWPGGFQGDITLRNTGTAAVTGWKLVFAFADGQTVANMWGGTPTQTGSTVSVAPASYTSTIPAGGSVTVGFIGVKGATNTAPTAFTLNGAACAVA, from the coding sequence CTGACCAGGCTCGCGGCCCTCCTCGGGCTCTTGCTCCTCGGCGCGCTCTGCCCCACCGCCGCGCAGGCCCAGCCGTCCGCACCTCGATCGTCCGCTCCCCTCGCCGCAGCCGGCCTTCACATCAGTGACGGCCGGCTGGTCGAAGGCAACGGGAACGACTTCGTCATGCGCGGCGTCAACCACGCCCACACCTGGTACCCGGGCCGCACCCAGCAGTCGCTCGCCGACATCAAGGCGTTCGGCGCGAACGCCGTCCGCGTCGTCCTCGCCGACGGCCACCGCTGGAGCGCGAACAGCGCCTCGGACGTGGCCGGCGTCATCGCCCAGTGCAAGGCCAACCGGCTGATCTGCGTACTGGAGGTGCACGACACCACCGGCTACGGCGAGGACACCGCGGCCGGCACGCTCGACCAGGCGGCCGACTACTGGATCGGCCTCAAGGACGTGCTCGCCGGCCAGGAGAACTACGTCGTCATCAACATCGGCAACGAGCCCTGGGGCAACACCGCTCCCGAAGGCTGGACCGCCCCGACGATCGCCGCGATCAAGAAGCTGCGGGCCGCGGGCTTCGAGCACACGATCATGGTGGACGCCCCCAACTGGGGCCAGGACTGGCAGGGCGTCATGCGCGCCAACGCCCAGGCCGTGTACGCCGCCGACACCACCGGCAATCTCATCTTCTCGATCCACATGTACAGCGTCTTCGACACGGCCACGGAGATCACCGACTATCTGAACGCCTTCGTCAACGCCAAACTGCCCCTCCTCATAGGGGAGTTCGGTGGTCCCGCCGACCAGTGGGGCGACCCGGACGAGGACACCATGATGGCCGCCGCCCAGCAGCTCAAGCTGGGCTACCTCGCCTGGTCCTGGAGCGGCAACACCGACCCGATCCTCGACCTGGCGCTCAACTTCGACCCCGGCCAGCTCAGTTCCTGGGGCCAGCGCATCTTCAACGGCGTCAACGGCATCGCCCAGACCGCCAAGGAGGCCACGGTCTTCGGCGGCGGCGCCCCGGGCGACACCCAGGCCCCGACCGCCCCCGGCACTCCGACCGCCTCCGCGGTGACGGCCTCCTCCGCGACCCTCGCCTGGACCGCCGCCACCGACAACGTCGGCGTCACCGGTTACGACGTCGTCCGCGTCAGCGGCAGCGCCGAGACCAACGTCGCCGCCTCCACCGCCAACTCCGTGACGGTGACCGGCCTCACCGCCGCCACCGCCTACACCTTCGCCGTCTACGCCCGTGACGCGGCCGGAAACCGCTCGGCCCGCTCGGCCACGGTGAACGTCACCACCGCCGCCGCGCCCAGCGGCACCTGCTCCGTCGCCTACCGCGTGGTGGGCGAGTGGCCCGGCGGCTTCCAGGGGGACATCACCCTGCGCAACACCGGCACCGCCGCCGTCACCGGCTGGAAGCTCGTCTTCGCCTTCGCCGACGGCCAGACCGTCGCCAACATGTGGGGCGGGACCCCCACCCAGACCGGCTCCACGGTGAGCGTGGCCCCCGCCTCGTACACCTCCACCATCCCCGCCGGCGGCTCGGTGACCGTCGGCTTCATCGGCGTCAAGGGCGCGACCAACACCGCACCGACCGCGTTCACCCTCAACGGCGCGGCCTGCGCCGTCGCGTGA
- a CDS encoding phage tail protein — MSALPGQDAPSGYLRYLPPVLWEHEQSAEPGEFTLGGALRIFERILTGVPDGVGVSGGTGVPDGVGASEGSGVPHGDHTHPPLTEQIAGLPDLFDPWHTPERFLPWLASWVALDFPALGGKQLWDEYQRRKVTAEISRIHRLRGRRTGLDTYLNLYAVGRVRPRVALDDGTRVMTLAPAPTGTGPVTALVTQGPTLGAGGQPWNEGVMRPTCVAVGPDGSLFLGDAGTPDDATAVLPSRVWRLNSAGHYETAGAPPKPVPVAATTLPLGRAVAVAVRPARDGAPETLYVADRSGKLYAVEAPYTGRSAVLVGQLAPAGTAVWPVAMCVDGNGDLLVLDRGVGPPSTAAPKVITVRTAPFSAVPTRLRTVLEPLSLLVEPDGSLVIGDGGNQRPALDAPLAGNLVRVGRAAADWTETALLPSGNPLLAPTALCPGPDGRLGYVLDVGLKPLFPPSGGAFTLKAAEPAVVHRVRLDAGTPELTPLTDPGCFVYPTGMARAEGRLVVCDHGQPDGSGQPTHLARLRPHRLDVVVHFAESRLPQDAPSRTRVRNQALGVIRALVDQHKPAHVLSVLVK; from the coding sequence ATGTCCGCGCTGCCCGGGCAGGACGCCCCGAGCGGATACCTGAGGTATCTGCCGCCCGTGCTGTGGGAGCACGAACAGAGCGCCGAACCAGGGGAGTTCACTCTCGGAGGAGCGCTACGGATCTTCGAGCGGATCCTGACCGGAGTGCCGGACGGGGTCGGAGTGTCAGGCGGGACCGGCGTGCCGGACGGGGTCGGAGCGTCGGAGGGATCCGGCGTGCCGCACGGCGACCACACCCATCCGCCGCTCACCGAGCAGATCGCCGGCCTGCCGGACCTCTTCGACCCCTGGCACACCCCGGAGCGCTTCCTGCCCTGGCTCGCCTCCTGGGTCGCCCTGGACTTCCCCGCGCTCGGCGGGAAGCAGCTCTGGGACGAGTACCAGCGGCGCAAGGTCACCGCGGAGATCTCCCGCATCCACCGCCTGCGCGGCCGCCGCACCGGCCTCGACACCTACCTCAACCTGTACGCGGTGGGTCGCGTCCGCCCCCGGGTCGCCCTCGACGACGGCACCCGGGTGATGACCCTCGCCCCCGCGCCGACCGGCACCGGCCCGGTCACCGCCCTCGTCACCCAGGGACCCACGCTCGGCGCGGGCGGCCAGCCCTGGAACGAGGGCGTCATGCGCCCCACCTGCGTCGCCGTCGGCCCCGACGGAAGCCTCTTCCTCGGCGACGCGGGCACCCCCGACGACGCCACCGCCGTCCTGCCCAGCCGGGTATGGCGGCTGAACTCCGCCGGCCACTACGAGACGGCCGGCGCGCCCCCCAAGCCCGTCCCGGTCGCCGCGACCACCCTGCCGCTCGGCCGGGCCGTCGCCGTGGCCGTGCGCCCGGCCCGCGACGGCGCCCCCGAGACGCTGTACGTCGCCGACCGCTCCGGCAAGCTGTACGCCGTCGAGGCCCCCTACACCGGCCGCTCCGCGGTGCTCGTAGGCCAACTGGCTCCCGCCGGAACCGCGGTGTGGCCGGTGGCGATGTGCGTGGACGGCAACGGCGACCTGCTCGTACTGGACCGCGGGGTCGGCCCGCCCTCGACCGCCGCCCCCAAGGTGATCACCGTCCGGACCGCGCCCTTCAGCGCCGTGCCGACCCGACTGCGGACGGTGCTCGAGCCGCTCTCGCTGCTCGTCGAGCCCGACGGCTCGCTGGTGATCGGGGACGGCGGCAACCAACGCCCCGCCCTGGACGCGCCGTTGGCGGGCAACCTGGTCCGCGTCGGCCGGGCCGCCGCCGACTGGACCGAGACCGCGCTGCTGCCCTCCGGCAACCCGCTCCTCGCGCCCACCGCCCTGTGCCCCGGCCCCGACGGCAGGCTCGGGTACGTCCTCGACGTCGGCCTCAAGCCGCTCTTCCCGCCGTCCGGCGGCGCGTTCACCCTGAAGGCCGCGGAGCCGGCGGTGGTCCACCGGGTCCGACTCGACGCTGGTACACCGGAGTTGACGCCCCTCACCGATCCGGGCTGCTTCGTCTACCCGACCGGCATGGCCCGCGCCGAGGGCCGGCTCGTGGTGTGCGACCACGGCCAGCCCGACGGCTCCGGCCAGCCCACCCATCTGGCCCGGCTGCGGCCCCACCGGCTGGACGTCGTCGTCCACTTCGCCGAGTCCCGGCTGCCGCAGGACGCCCCGTCCCGGACCCGGGTGCGCAACCAGGCGCTGGGCGTCATCCGCGCCCTCGTCGACCAGCACAAGCCCGCCCACGTCCTGTCGGTCCTCGTCAAGTGA